The sequence gcatcatctcttgccatgagtagcttcatgtagctttgtcatgcgtcatgcttgttgtgcatcatgtcatgttcatgtgtggtgtgtttaccatgttgtgtgcttcttcttgttagttcttgtttccgttgcgatcgtgaggattcgttcgtctacgcttggttcagcttcatccgatcatcttcttcatggaatcgttcttcttcctagcgggatttcaggcaagatgaccgctaccctggatctcactactatcattgctatgctagttgcttcgttctatcgctttgctgcgctacctatcacatgtttatcaagccatcccaaattgccatgaacctctaacctttgacacctttcctatgcaaaccactgtttggctatgttaccgcttttgctcaacccctcttatagcgttgctagttgcaggtgaagttgaagatttctccatggtggacaggattttggttgggatatcacaatatctcttatattattaatgcatctatatacttggtaaagggtggaagactcggccttttgcctagtgttttgttccactcttgccgccctagtttccgtcataccggtgttatgttcccgaattttgcgttccttacgcggtcaggtgatttatcggacccccttgacagttcgctttgaataaaactcctccagcaaggcccaaccttggttttaccagttgcctcaccaccacctatcctttcccttgggtcgaccaacccgagggtcatctttattttagcccccccgggccagtgcttgtctaagtgttggcccgaaccgagcaacctgcggggccacctcggggcaactcgagggctggttttactcgtagcttgacttatccggtgttgctctgagaacgagatatgtgcagctcctatcgggattgtcggcggatcgggcggctttgctggtcttgttttaccattgttgaaatgtcttgtaaaccgggattccaagtctgatcgggtcttcctgggagaaggtctattccttcattgatcgcgagagcttgtcatgggctaagttgggacacccctgcagggtataatctttcgaaagccgtgcctacggttataggcagatgggaatttgttaatgtccggttgtagataacttgacaccagatccgaattaaaacgcatcaaccatgtgtgtagccgtgatggtctcttctcggcggagtccgggaagtgaacacggtttctgggttatgtttgacgtaagtaggagttcaggatcacttcttgatcattgctagttgacgaccgttccttttgctctcttctcgctcttatttgcgtatgttagccaccatttatgcttagtcgctgctgcagcctcaccattttaccccttcctttcccgttaagctttgctagtcttgatacccatggtaatgggattgctgagtcctcgtggctcacagattactacaacaacagttgcaggtacaggttatgcgatgatcttgacgcgagcgcgatgtttgcttgtttcggagttcttctcctgcttcttctttgatcaggggataggttccaggtcggcagcctgggctagcagggtggatgtcgtttgagtttctgtttgtatttcatccgtagtcggatgttgatcgtatgtatgatgatgttgtattcgtgtggcattgtatgccttatgtatgtatccccatctattatgtaatgttgatgtaatgatatccaccttgcaaaagcgtttcaatatgcgggtctatccttggtgggaccttcgagttccttttgaatagggtcgcatattgggcgtgacaagttggtatcagagcctcgaccgaccctaggagcccccttgattgatcgtgtagtttggccgttgttgagtctagaagaaaactgtttttcggagtctagttatatcggagagtaggaattttttttactcctcagcccctttcgtcgctctagtgaggaatcttgacgtaggtgttttgaattatttctcttccccttcaaattttctttaggttcacgcagttggtttttcgttcgttgttcctcagctcttttcgtgggaccttcgagttccttttggatagggtcgcatatcgGGCGTGACATGCATGATCGCGAGCTCCATCGTTTTCTTTATTGTTTCAACTTTTTCTttattgtttcctttttctttgacTTGTCTCGTTTCTGTTTTGTGCATAGCACATCTAAGTGTTTTCTTTTCAGTTTCTTTGTTCAATTCTTACTTTCCATTCGGGCCCATTTCTGTGTAGTCTTTTTGTCTTCAGTTTTTTTTTCACCTTCCTTAAACCAGAGTCAAAAGCCACCAAAGTTCAACCAGCACTATACTTTATTTTTTGtctagttgcaactccacccacGACTCGCAACTAGGACTCATAGTTTATAGTTGCCTCAGTTACAAGTCCATCATCAACTTGCAACCGGCATCATAATTTTGTGTAGTCCTAGTTGCAAGTCTACCATCGACACTGAATAGGGCCCATAGTTTGTTTTTATCCAAGtcgcaagtccacccttgacttgcaactagggtccaatcttttttgtcccagttgcaagtccacccacgACTCACAACTAGGGACCGACCTTTTTCTGGTCTTAGTTGCAAGTCCATCTTCTACTCGCAACTCGGGCCGACCTTTTTTGtactagttgcaagtccaccctcgacttgcaactagggccgattcttttttttgtcccagttgcaagtccacccttgactcgcaactggggtcCGACCATTTTTTTCTTTCCAGTTTTTCtttccagttgcaagtccatccttgactcgcaactagggcctGACCTTTTTTGTCGCATGCAATCCCATCCTCGACTCGTAACTGGGAACCGACCTTTTTTCTCcgaattgcaagtccaccctcaactcgcgACTAGGGGTCCAATATTTTTTGGtctcagttgcaagtcaaccattgacTCACAACTGGGTCTCCCTTTTTATACCGGTTCCAAGTCAACCATCGACTTACAACTAGGTCCAACCATTTTTAACCAGTTGCAAGTTCCTTATTGACATGCAACGAGACCCTTGATTATGTTTTTTCCtaagttgcaagtccatccttgactcGCAGCTGACCAAGATTTTTATGACACAATTGCATGTCCATCATTGACTAACTACTGGGCTTAACCTTTTTCTATTCGAGTTGCAAATCCACAACCGACTCACAACTGGGCTGAaaattttttgtcctagttgcaagtccaccattaaCATGCAATTGGTCTATTtgattgtttttcctttttttttcagaAAGTCACAAATTTAGAAAAAAATTCAATGTCTTTTTAAAAATATTGTTCATTTAAAAATTTGAAATTTCAATACGAGAAATctaacgaccagtcgactggtcgttTGCAACAGGCACGAACGACTGGATCGCTCCTGATTCTTTTTTTTTTCTCCCGTAAAACTGCCTTCATGGGTGAGAAAAAAAATTGCTGCAGTCTGGAATCAAACTGAGGTCTGCAAGAGAAGACCTACAACAGCCTACCACCACACCATTACGCATCTTTTTGTTAGGTGAACTATAGTCGTCATACTTGAACCTACAGAGCCACGTCAGCATAATTAAGGCACCATTATTTTTCTCGTTCCTGTGCGTTGATTCACAAAATTAATTTCAAGCCATTTGCTTCTTTCATTTGATTGTCCGTGCAGCCATACCATTTGATGTCAACAATTTTTTTCAACATCATCTTTTGATTCACTCATTCTGTTGCATGCACGCATGATCCACTCCAGATCCGATTTTCTTGCTCTCCTCCTGATCCATTTTTTCCCTCTCCAGATCTTTTTTTGTTCAAGATTTTTTCACGCAAAAATTGGTGTGAAGAAGAGAGGATTCGATCCTTGCACCACTAGTGAGCCAACTCAACTAGCCTACCAGCTAACCTCCCGTTCCTGCTAACTTTACCGACCGGGGGGATGAAATATCCTCCGTTAACTTTCGTGTGAATAACATGGTAACTCAAATTtcatagacctgataacttatgtaccccggtcctAAAAACTTTGTCAGCGAGGGTGTGGTGGGGGAGTTGTTGAAACATACCACGGTAACTTCTGTACAAATAACATGATAAATCAAACATggcggacctgataacttatgtaccccggtcctGATAGCTTGGTCGGGGAGGGTGGGGGTGGGGCAAGTCGCTGAAACATGCCATGGTCACTTttgtgcaaataacatgataactcaaacatggcggacctgataacttatgtagccCGGTCCTGATAGCTTGGTCGGTTAGGGTGGGGGTGGGGCAAGTCGCTGAAACATGCCATGGTCACttctgtgcaaataacatgataactcaaacATGGCGGACCTGATAACTTACGTACCCCGGTCCTGATAACTTGGTCGGCGAGGATGGGGGTGGGGCAAGTCGCTGAAAACATGCCACGGTAACTTCTGtacaaataacatgataactcatacATGGTAGACCTGATAACTTTGTCGGAGGGGTCGGGGTGGGGGTGTCGTTAAAATGTACGacgataacttctatgcaaataacatGGAAACTCACACATCATAAACATGATAAATTATGTACCAATCCTGATAACTTTGTCGGAGGGGCCAGAGTGGGGGAGTCGCTGAAACataccacgataacttctatgcaaataatatgataactcacacatcatagacattaaattatgtacccagtcctggtaactttgtcggtggggttggggttgggggTAGTCATTGAAAcataccacggtaacttctatgcaaataacatgataagtcACACATCGTAGAAATGATAAATTATGTACCCAATCCTGATAACTTTATCGGCGGGGGTAGGGTGGGAGGAGTTGTTGAATCATACCACGATAACTcttatgcaaataacatgataactcacacatcgcagacTTGATAATTTATGTACCCGACCCTGATAAATGTGGCGACTgtggcgagggggggggggcaacaccggtaatttatgtgtaaatagcTTATTAGTAGACACATACTAAGCTGATAACTCACATATAAACGCcattataatttttgatttttttgttgAAAAATATACACCCGGTAATTTCTATGTAAAAAGCATGATAATATATACATCACAGATTTGATAACTAATATCTTCCGTTTTAAACACCATGGTATCTTTCATCCAAGGGAAAAAAGTTTTTAAAACATTTTCATCGGTAATTTATGTGTTAAATTATCATACTTACTCATGCCTTAACTTTCTCATACTGTAGTTATCAGCCTTATCATGGTATAGTTATCATGTTGCTCATACAATAGTTATCATGCTGGTCATGCCAAAGTTACCAAGACAAACTTTATTTTTTTCTGATATGGCAGAAATAAGAAAGGTTCAAATAACATTGTTTATCTACAATAGACAACAACAAAAGGTGGCTTAGTTGGTCGTTAGGCTCAATAGGTATTGCATAGACCTAGGTTCGAATCCTCTTTCaagcacttttattttattttcatattaTACGGTGAAAAACCAGAAAAAACCACTAGCGATTTACCATGGTTTTTGAGAAAAGGAAAAATATCAATGAAAAGCGAGCTGGAAAGATAGCGATCACATAGGAACTAGTCGTGCGGATCTGTCGCTAACGGCCAGTCGACTAGTCGTTAGCATAGTCCATTTCAATAATTGTTCACATTTTCCAAATAATGTTCAGAATTAAAACTTTCAaaataactaaaaaaataaaaaaatgttcacatttttcaaAGAAAATTGGAATCAAAATtttgttcaaaattcaaaatatgtttgaaaaatgttcaacatttccaGAAAATATTCTTATTTTACATTTGTTCCCTTTCTCAGGAAAAAATAAAGTTCCCTGCCGTTCGCTCGTACGTGCAAAGCTAGCCTTAAACCAAGCACACAAACAAGCACCTTGACTGATCTACATTACCGTGCATGCGTAGCGGCCACGGCCGAACTTTTTTGAGCGCGTGTAGCTATACGTGAATCGTGATAGCTTTCTTGTGTATATACTGTTAAAAAATACGAAAAAACAAGttgggagtgggggggggggggggggggggcttggatgtgagatattatctcacatctagatgtgacatagtcgGACGGAAAGAAAATATCACTCGTCATTTTCTCGGATGTTGCTTCCATGCACATACTGTGCTTTCATGTCGATTTTACTCTCGACCAATCTACGGCTAGTGAGGCAAGTAGAAGAGTCTTAACATTTGCCTACATTCTGATCTGAAACCTTTTCTTGGATGTTTACGTTGCTCCAGTAAACATGTGCAGCAGAAATCAGGAAGAAATAGGAAGTGCCAAGTGGGCTTATAGCCATTCTTATCTTAGATAAATTAGTCTTAGAAAGCGCTAAAATTAGTAAAATGGTTTTGATGCGCACGTAGTCACTATGCTAACCACAGAAGCCACAAGTCAAATATAGCTGACGAACTTCAAACCTTTCAGGGACGACCCAAAAAAAGGAACATGCATGCCATGGTTCCCTGACGCTACCCAAAAAGTGTGTGGCTTCCCTTCTGCTCGCACCCCGCCCATCCAACCCTTTGCTCCATTTCGTGTCATGCTTCCTCATGCTTTGCTTTCCCCTTTGCCCCATTCTTCCTCCTTCAAGCATTTTCCCCTTCTCCTTGCATTTACTTTCTTGCCAAATTTAGGACAGCCCCCACCAGTTCCTCCTCCATCTGATGCATCATTCTATCCTGTGTGTTCCCAATGGAGTTGTCAGGGTAGGGTAAGGTGTCCATTTGCACGGGGAAGAGGGAGGAGCGAATCCTTGTTGCTCGATCTCTCTTTCCCGTATTCCTCGACTTCATTCTTCATTATCATTGCGGCTACTTCATCTGAAAGGAGGAGCAAAAGATCCTTTTGTTGATccaggaagaaaagaaaaaggtgGCGCAAGAACAGCTTGCTTGTGTAATTCAAATGCCTCTTCCTTGATTTGGGGAAAAGGGAAGGCTTGCAAATTCTGAAGCATGGAGGAGATGCCAAGCGAGAAGAAACAAAGTGAATCTGGATCAATTAATTGCGCACCTAGTTCAAGCAGCAGCCAGGACATTCCCAATTCACTGGTGAATAAAGATGAAGACCTCGCTATTGGGGTGGTAACAGAGTTAAAGAAGGAGGGGACGCCCATTGAACAGAAGGAGGAAAGGGCGTCAACGGCTATTGACTTGAAGGAGGAGGGTACAGCCACCCAACTGAAGGAGGAAGGGGCTTCCAAGGAGGATGAGGCAGCTGTTGACTCCAAGGAAGAGGGGGCGAAAACCGAATTGGAGGAAAAGATGATGTTATCCCAGAAGAGAGACTATGAGAAGGCTATCGAACTTAAGGGAGAGGGGACAAAGCTATTCCAGAAGCGGGATTATGAGGGGGCGGCCCTTGAGTTTGATAAGGCAATAAAGCTCTTGCCAAAGGGGCACGATGATATCGCCTTCCTCCACTGCAATATTGCTGCATGTTACATGCATATGAAACCTGAGAGTTATGAACGAGCGGTTGACGAGTGCAACGCAGCACTGGAAGCATCGCCGAAGTATACAAATGCATTGCTGAAAAGGGCACGATGCTTTGAAGCATTGGATAGGCTGGATCTGGCTTGTGAGGATGTGCAGAAGGTGCTGAGCTTGGAACCAAACAATGTCACTGCATTGGAGCTCTACGAGAGCCTTAGGGAGGAGATGGAGACAGAAAATTTGTTGGAGAATCAGGTTGTGTCACCGGTAGAGCCTAAGGCCGGTTTTTCAAAAGAGAAGATCCAGAGGAAAGTATCTCGCAGATTTAGAAACAATTCCATAGTTGAGGAGGTGTGGTTGATTCACGATGACGATGAGCAAgagaatgatgaagatggcaacgAAGAAGAGTGCAGTGAAGAAAACCACATGGAGAATGATTTAAGCAATGAAGGAAATGATACCCGGGAGATGCCATCGAGACATAATCATGACGAGGATAAAAGAAACACGGAAAAGAACCAGGTGAAGCATGGTCAGCAGAAACTAGGAGCAGATGATGAAGGCCAACGACTGCAGCATGCTCCGTGGGATGCGGAACAAATGCACCACAAAGAAACAGAGAGTCAAAATAAGCATGAAAAGCCCCTCAAAGAGATAAAGGTGAGAAGTGGTCAGGATCAGCAGGTAATGCATACAAAGCAGAATCAAGTCGCCGATATGGATGTGCGTCAAAAGCAAATTGAGGATGTACCAACCACTAGCCGTAGTAACCAAGAAATTCACACTGAGATGTATGAAAGGTTTATCAATGGCAACCAAGCAAGACGCTCCTTACAGCGGCATACTAGTCGTGGAGGGGACAAGCAGGAAAAGCAAACTTCAGTTAAAGTAGCAAGTCCTGGGGGAGATGAGCACCAAAAACAGAAGCGCGCATATCCTACCGATGGAGAAACAAAGACTGTAAAGTTTGTTATGGGAGATGACATAAGGATTGCACTTGTTCCAGAAGACTGTAGTCTACGGCAAGCGATAAACGTAGCTCGGTGTAAGTACAGTCCCCACCTGAAGGCAATGCTTCTTAAGTTTCAGGACATAGAGGGTGACTTGGTGACCATTACATCAACTGAGGAACTAAGGTGGGTTGAGGATCTGAAGCAAGGACCCGCTCGGCTGTACATAAAAGAAGTAAGTCCTGAGCGCGAGATCACCAAGGACATCGTCATGCCCAATATTTCTACGGCAACACTGGAAAGAAAGCATAGCATCTCTGAGTGCGGAAGCGCTAGACACCCAGCAGAAGACAAGAGCTCATCATATGCTGATGACTGGATGGTGCAGTTCGCTCGTCTATTCAAGAACCATGTTGGTTTTGATTCTGATGCATTAGTGGATCTCCGTGACCTCGGTACGCGGCTGTGCATTGAGGCAATGGAAGACACCATCACAAGCGAAGAAGCCCAGGAGATATTTCATGCGGCAGAGGCAAAATTTCAGGAAATGGCAGCTTTAGCGTTGTTTAACTGGGGCAACATACACATGTCTCGCGCAAAGAAACGACTATCTTTATCAGAGGATGCTTCAAAGGAGTCTGTACTTTCCCAGGTCAAAACCGCATACGAACTGGCATGCGCTGAATACGTCAAAGCTGGAAAGAAGTTTGAAGATACTGTGGATGTAAAGCCAGACTTTTATGAAGGCCTTATTGCGCTTGGAAATCAACAGTTTGAGCAAGCAAAGCTGTCTTGGCGTTATGGAGATGCTTGTAAGGTAGACATGCGAACTGAAGTACTAGAGCTATTCAATCGTGCTGAGGATAACATGGAAAAAGGAATGGAGATGTGGGAGGGGATAGAATACTTGCGACTAAAAGGATTGTCTAAatcaaaaaaggagaaaatcctACTGGATAAGTTGGGATTGGATGGGCACCAAAAAGATTTAACAGCAGATGAAGCGTTTGAGCAAGCTTCAAATATGCGATCACAGCTAAACATTTCATGGGCTACCATTCTTTATGAGCGATCAGTAGTAGAATTCCAGTTAGGTCTTGCTAGCTGGGAGGAGAGTCTCACCGAAGCAATTGAGAAATTTAAGACCGGTGGAGCTTCGCTGGCAGATATCAGTGTAATGATAAAGAACCATTGTGCGAATGAGAAAACTCAAGAAGGTATGATGTAATCGTGTGACCTTTTTCTGTAATTTTTTGTTCCTCTGTTGCTAAATCATCAATACCAAAACTTGTATATGTACACCATGTATGTTAATAATTTCATGCTTCTTATAATGGTTATTCTGGGAAATGTAAGCTTCTGCATGCAGTTCAAGTTTTACTACCTCATTCATTGAGAAAGACAATCTAAACCCTAACATAGGGAGCCATCTTCGAATATTTTTAGTGGACCACTAGTGTTAACCAAAATTGGTGGATGGCTATTTGTAATAGTAGAAAAAAAAGACTACGACACATTTCCAAATATCCAACTTATATAGACTTGTATGTTATCGCGAAGAAACACAAACATTAGGATCTGCCATAGTCAGTGTGTAGCTTGCCACTATCCAAAGACAATTGGTTTCATCAGCGGATAGTAAGGTATGTCCACAACAACTGTCATGCTACAATTTGTAATAATAGATTCCGGAAACAACTTCAGTATTACTTCAGAAATGTTTATGGACAAGAAAATCAGATATCATTAATTTGTCTTGGTCATGTTATGCCTTACAAATAGCAAAAATTACATTTAATCCTGGTGCTAATTGTTACATTTTAACTTAACTAATCTGCTATGCTAGAAGTTCGAATTTTAGATCCTCTTAACTACATTCAAGGGCATATAAGTTGTTAAGATTTTTCTCTTCGTTATTCAGGATTGAGCTTCAAGATTGATGAGATAGTTCAAGCATGGAACGAAATGTACGATGCTAAAAAGTTGGAAAATGGTAGTTCTTCTTTCCGTCTTGAACCTTTATTTCGAAGACAGCCTTCGAAGCTGCATAATGTACTAGAGCACATAAAGTACACATGAGCTTGTATTTAACATAGGACTTGATGCTGTCGACATGGATACGAATGTTGATACTAATTGAAAAGGTAATTTCATTCTTTAATGAGATGTATTATTAAGGTTATTCCAAGATATCTATTTGATTTAATACACTAGTCCTAGAAAAGTAACCGCGGCAACTTTTTCACCATGCGGAATCATTAAATATAAACCATAATAATgactggatatatatatatagggaaaatccatcctaccataATGATATAACGAAATGAAGTGTTGTGGGCACTGGGGCCACATTTCACTCTAATACTCCAACCCTTTCCAATCAAGCATCTTCCCCTCTAGACTTCCTCGCTAAGCAGCAATGATGCTGAAAGCTAGAAACTCGATGGTCATGCCGGGGACCCTGGAGAACCGTCTCTGAAGAGTTCTAGCATCCACTAGCACTGGAGGTGGTGGCATCTAGATCAGGGCATCGCCCCTGGGATAGGAATAGGATGACAACAGTGGGTGGCCGAAAAGGAGCAACATGTACATCTCCTTTAGTCATTAGACCCATTGATGGTGACAGCATGGCAAGGGCGGAGATGCTTTGAGGAGGCCACTAGCTACCTCAGTTTTTCATTGTTCAGGCCTGTCAACAGAGCAGAGCAGTGGACAGCTTTCATAGTTTGGATTGTAATGTTGAAGGTTAAATGTTCAGGGCTAAAAACCGGACTTCTGCAAGAAGAGCTGAAAAGAAGATGGTGTTTTCTATATTGTCGCAAAATAATGTATTATAGAGATGTTCTGCTTTTACTGTTAGTGGAATCGGTTCTTACACTGATTATAGTTCCTCTGTTGCTGAAGAGGATGCTCTATATAGATGACCAAAGAAACAAAGCTTTTTCCCAAGGTTGATAACCAGAATTGAGCAATGGGTATTAGAATACAAAAGTTATATGTTTGGTTCATCAATTATTGCCGCGGGTTCAAATTGCAACCCAGTTTCAATGATGTTTTATTTGCAAGTCCAACCCTCAATACCGTAACATTGTACCCTTTGCCCCAATAGAAGGGTAGCTTTGAGCTGAGGTGGACTTTGGCTAACTGATGTGGCAGCCACATCAGCTCTCCACATCCAAAATAAAAAAACATCATTACAAGATTTTTTATTGGCCCTACGTGGCATCCCTCCCGTACCTTATTATCTCCCCTTACTCGTCTCTCTCCCTTGTCTCGGCAAGTGGAAACATATGCGATGGATGTAGTGGCATCTCCTCTTCTTCATTACACACTCTAGCATCCCTCAGCCGCTTGCTTTCTCATTCACCCTAGGAAACATTTGTTCAGCATGGTACTCCCGGAAGATGTCACTTGGTGGCAGAAGCATCACTGAGCGGATACTCCACTCTAAGACCCCAAGGGTGTCACTTGGTGGTACCCGGATCTGCAAGATGAGAAATTTCACATCACCTCCTGGCTATGCCAGCCACTTCCTGGTTATCTATCTCCAGTGAGGGACTGTCCACCTACGCCTGCCAATGCTATGGAGGTATGAATTGATGAATAACACCATGTCCAATACCTAGAGCAGCCTGGTGGGTGATGTCAATGTGTTATTCTGTTAGTATTATTTTGATTATTGGAGAAACTTGAGTTCTCAGCATATCTTTTCCATATGTTACAGGCTCTGTCAACTCATCTTGTATCTATCAATTTCTTTATGTGTTTTGTGAGCACACCAAGCCATATGCATGCTCAAATACGAAATTATCTTGACATGTTCTGCAGGCTGTTGACTGTTCCGAACTGTCTATATTCATGAACTGAAACAAATGATATTTCCAATTCAAACTACAAGAGGTGTTCAGGATACACTTTGCAAAGCTTACAAGATAGTATTTCACAAGCTGCAGCTCTATTTTACAGATGCAAGAGACCCAACTTCGCATTATTAGATACATAGTTAATCTCAACAGTTGTAGACATATAAGAGTTAAAGTTCAGTGTGAAAGTTTATAGTTTTGGAATGATCGAATGGTATGTACTTTATTAGAAGGATTTGGCATATGTACTCTGCTGAAAATAGAGTAACAGTTCACATCCACTATTTGTGTGCATGAACAATACTGGGTTAGCAGCACAGATGGAACCTTTTTTTCTCGAGAAAACGCAAAGGATTTGCGCTTCATTGCATTGCACAGATGGAACCTGACAATAGATTAGGGATATGATTAGATAAGTTTCTCTCTATTAGAAATATGCTTCCTTAGATT comes from Triticum aestivum cultivar Chinese Spring chromosome 5B, IWGSC CS RefSeq v2.1, whole genome shotgun sequence and encodes:
- the LOC123111505 gene encoding HSP-interacting protein, whose translation is MEEMPSEKKQSESGSINCAPSSSSSQDIPNSLVNKDEDLAIGVVTELKKEGTPIEQKEERASTAIDLKEEGTATQLKEEGASKEDEAAVDSKEEGAKTELEEKMMLSQKRDYEKAIELKGEGTKLFQKRDYEGAALEFDKAIKLLPKGHDDIAFLHCNIAACYMHMKPESYERAVDECNAALEASPKYTNALLKRARCFEALDRLDLACEDVQKVLSLEPNNVTALELYESLREEMETENLLENQVVSPVEPKAGFSKEKIQRKVSRRFRNNSIVEEVWLIHDDDEQENDEDGNEEECSEENHMENDLSNEGNDTREMPSRHNHDEDKRNTEKNQVKHGQQKLGADDEGQRLQHAPWDAEQMHHKETESQNKHEKPLKEIKVRSGQDQQVMHTKQNQVADMDVRQKQIEDVPTTSRSNQEIHTEMYERFINGNQARRSLQRHTSRGGDKQEKQTSVKVASPGGDEHQKQKRAYPTDGETKTVKFVMGDDIRIALVPEDCSLRQAINVARCKYSPHLKAMLLKFQDIEGDLVTITSTEELRWVEDLKQGPARLYIKEVSPEREITKDIVMPNISTATLERKHSISECGSARHPAEDKSSSYADDWMVQFARLFKNHVGFDSDALVDLRDLGTRLCIEAMEDTITSEEAQEIFHAAEAKFQEMAALALFNWGNIHMSRAKKRLSLSEDASKESVLSQVKTAYELACAEYVKAGKKFEDTVDVKPDFYEGLIALGNQQFEQAKLSWRYGDACKVDMRTEVLELFNRAEDNMEKGMEMWEGIEYLRLKGLSKSKKEKILLDKLGLDGHQKDLTADEAFEQASNMRSQLNISWATILYERSVVEFQLGLASWEESLTEAIEKFKTGGASLADISVMIKNHCANEKTQEGLSFKIDEIVQAWNEMYDAKKLENGSSSFRLEPLFRRQPSKLHNVLEHIKYT